The Paenibacillus uliginis N3/975 genome has a window encoding:
- a CDS encoding radical SAM/SPASM domain-containing protein, with translation MLTKAGRLGGVALEEHVHNLVPEIKQLTLFPSELCNYRCNFCHIWGETGWALKEPQRAIREQLDIDVLKRFLDDVTAVNKNLGVIITGGEPMLYKHFTELVEHLRKRKANIYLLTNGSLIKNRVEFIMENIVAMNISIDGPEEFHDAIRGKGSFQKICENIDALIEEKRRRKKMFPFINITMVLSPSNYLSIKQFMSALRERFKDAEIMLHDPRNPWSKRRDLSVNLAPLLFTTPERGRAYATQMKHDLDCDVSPAWQGFVEESIPMDTQLLKKELEELWADEGIDSSHYIDIHDYYTDIENVFGRSKCVAPWHEMIIRRTGDVYPCVDLPDFKYGNIYENTFAEMWEGERATKFRDYMKTSNLMMCNRCTRMFADPESY, from the coding sequence ATGCTAACCAAGGCGGGTAGACTCGGAGGAGTGGCTCTAGAAGAGCATGTTCACAATTTAGTACCAGAGATTAAGCAGCTTACGTTATTCCCGTCAGAACTTTGTAATTATCGCTGTAACTTCTGCCATATATGGGGGGAGACTGGCTGGGCGCTGAAAGAGCCGCAACGTGCGATCCGTGAACAGCTCGATATCGATGTACTGAAGAGATTCCTAGATGATGTAACCGCAGTGAACAAAAATCTCGGTGTCATCATTACAGGCGGCGAGCCGATGCTGTATAAGCACTTTACAGAGCTGGTCGAGCATTTGCGGAAGCGCAAGGCGAACATTTACCTGCTGACCAATGGTTCGTTAATTAAAAATCGTGTTGAGTTCATTATGGAAAATATTGTGGCCATGAACATTTCCATTGATGGACCGGAAGAGTTCCATGATGCTATTCGTGGAAAAGGCAGCTTCCAGAAGATTTGCGAGAATATTGACGCGCTGATCGAAGAGAAGCGTAGACGCAAGAAGATGTTCCCTTTTATTAATATTACGATGGTGCTTTCTCCGTCCAACTATCTCAGCATTAAGCAATTTATGAGCGCGCTTCGCGAACGCTTTAAAGACGCAGAGATTATGCTACATGATCCTCGCAATCCGTGGTCAAAACGTCGTGACTTGTCTGTGAATCTGGCACCGCTCTTGTTCACCACACCAGAACGAGGACGTGCTTATGCGACTCAGATGAAGCATGATCTGGATTGCGATGTATCACCAGCATGGCAGGGCTTCGTTGAAGAGTCGATCCCGATGGATACCCAGCTTTTGAAAAAGGAGCTAGAGGAGTTATGGGCAGACGAAGGCATTGATTCCTCGCACTATATTGATATCCACGATTATTACACTGACATCGAGAATGTGTTTGGCCGCTCTAAATGCGTGGCACCATGGCATGAGATGATTATCCGCCGCACAGGCGATGTATACCCGTGTGTGGATTTGCCTGACTTTAAGTATGGAAATATCTATGAGAACACATTTGCTGAAATGTGGGAGGGCGAACGTGCGACCAAGTTCCGTGACTACATGAAGACGAGCAATCTGATGATGTGCAATCGCTGTACACGGATGTTTGCTGATCCAGAATCCTACTAA
- a CDS encoding RNA polymerase sigma factor → MNDAELSQIIADVLDGNTEKFEKIMEVYQKPIFLYCYHMLGNYAEAEDNAQEVFLKTFRTLKKYTQHEIDFGAWVYKIAYHQCIDIIRKRKLVKYMPFFYQDEKENNEVDMHIEANYFDESVHQAMAKLSAEERNLLILRCVEDKSYQEIGLILGKNSASLRKKYERTSAKFRKYYAQVKGVGVYEYGQGSGYKKTV, encoded by the coding sequence TTGAATGATGCGGAGTTAAGTCAGATCATTGCAGATGTGTTGGATGGGAACACAGAAAAATTCGAGAAAATTATGGAGGTTTATCAAAAACCGATTTTTCTCTACTGTTATCATATGCTGGGCAATTATGCCGAAGCCGAGGATAACGCACAGGAAGTATTTTTGAAGACATTCCGCACCTTGAAGAAATATACCCAACATGAGATAGATTTTGGCGCCTGGGTATACAAGATTGCCTACCATCAATGCATCGACATCATCCGTAAGCGAAAGTTGGTGAAATATATGCCTTTCTTTTACCAGGATGAGAAAGAAAATAATGAAGTCGATATGCATATTGAAGCCAACTATTTTGATGAATCCGTACATCAAGCTATGGCGAAATTATCGGCGGAAGAGCGCAATTTGTTAATCTTGCGTTGTGTCGAGGATAAAAGCTACCAGGAGATCGGTTTGATTCTAGGCAAAAACAGCGCAAGCCTTCGTAAAAAATACGAACGTACATCTGCAAAATTTCGAAAGTATTATGCTCAAGTGAAGGGAGTGGGAGTGTATGAATATGGACAGGGATCGGGATATAAAAAAACTGTTTGA
- a CDS encoding glycosyltransferase family 2 protein has product MLDVSIIIPVYNKMEQLERSLYFIANQIDIGISLEVVVIDDGSTQPVKDVIDSYTDQIKNLKYLYLERDKHSCRSRTRNIGIRESSGNILVFLDCGIVIPDFFIERVVNRIGHSTNMVLYHYVMGAFTDPNKEDLSVIENIKPSNLAAVCEQLRYHPDWEDMRTSHFELVDHDLNRMDVPWSMGWGGAVTASRDIVLQAGGFDETLKGWGAEDTDFAYQLHKHGASMYATDDICTLHLPHPSDDNIDQKIKSSYLNRKKMHMKHRTFDTEIYPYSADLHFDLIMAKFNRLVTHYYVPAYSDSLIELLNREYVQGVDRSAVIGADSHAVLSALNVSHVFLQNKGLLQRYQSTWPEKEFVYLLGLDTLYPSKHFDVIIVTDYFRMFSEPLIGIMLKELYRISKKVVFLYNNSYVSYLATTAGWTWHSRQELEQLFERSQLMFHTERQVGDCKVFEVGKAVTVVV; this is encoded by the coding sequence ATGTTGGACGTATCGATCATTATTCCTGTGTACAATAAAATGGAGCAGTTAGAGCGTTCACTCTATTTCATTGCAAACCAGATCGATATAGGAATATCGCTTGAGGTCGTCGTTATCGATGATGGGTCAACCCAGCCTGTAAAGGACGTAATCGATTCTTATACAGATCAAATCAAAAATCTAAAATATTTGTATCTAGAACGGGATAAGCACTCCTGCCGTTCACGGACTCGCAACATTGGCATTCGCGAGAGCAGTGGCAACATTCTCGTTTTTCTCGACTGCGGCATTGTCATCCCTGACTTTTTCATCGAGCGCGTCGTTAATCGGATCGGTCATAGTACGAACATGGTGCTGTACCATTATGTCATGGGTGCGTTTACGGATCCGAACAAAGAGGATTTGTCAGTCATCGAAAATATTAAACCATCTAATCTTGCTGCAGTCTGTGAGCAGCTCAGGTATCATCCCGATTGGGAGGACATGCGAACCTCGCATTTTGAGCTGGTGGACCATGACCTGAATCGGATGGATGTACCATGGTCGATGGGATGGGGCGGCGCGGTTACGGCATCTCGTGATATCGTCCTTCAAGCAGGAGGCTTTGATGAGACGCTGAAGGGCTGGGGAGCGGAGGATACTGATTTTGCGTATCAGCTTCATAAACATGGGGCGTCGATGTATGCAACGGATGACATTTGCACGCTGCATCTGCCTCATCCTTCCGACGATAATATCGATCAAAAGATCAAGTCCAGCTACTTGAATCGTAAGAAAATGCATATGAAGCATCGTACCTTCGACACAGAGATTTATCCATATTCAGCAGATTTGCACTTTGATCTGATCATGGCGAAGTTTAATCGGCTGGTGACTCACTATTATGTACCTGCGTACAGTGATTCCTTGATCGAGCTCCTGAATCGTGAATATGTGCAGGGAGTAGACCGATCAGCAGTCATCGGGGCAGACAGCCATGCTGTCCTTTCCGCTTTGAATGTGTCTCACGTTTTTTTACAAAATAAAGGATTGCTCCAGCGTTACCAAAGCACCTGGCCAGAGAAGGAATTTGTTTATTTGCTAGGGTTGGATACCCTTTATCCGTCCAAGCACTTTGATGTCATCATTGTAACGGATTACTTCAGAATGTTTAGCGAGCCGCTCATTGGTATCATGCTGAAGGAGCTTTATCGGATCAGTAAGAAAGTCGTATTTTTATACAACAATAGCTATGTATCATATCTCGCGACCACGGCAGGATGGACGTGGCACAGCAGACAGGAGCTGGAGCAGCTCTTTGAACGCAGCCAGTTGATGTTTCATACGGAGCGTCAGGTCGGCGATTGCAAGGTGTTCGAAGTAGGCAAGGCGGTTACGGTCGTTGTCTAA
- a CDS encoding amino acid ABC transporter substrate-binding protein/permease, whose protein sequence is MVTGLSGWAGGAAAEPEPGKTYVIGTDITFAPFEFQDANGNFVGIDMDLMEAIAKDQNFKYQIKPLGFNAAVQALESGQVDGVIAGMSITDERKQKFDLSDPYFDSGVVMAINKNNDTVKSYEDLKEKKVAVKTGTEGYRFAESIASKYGFKIVPFDESSQMYDDVKTGNSIACFDDYPVLAYGVTQNNGLKIVTEKEKGGSYGFAVNKGMNQELMEKFNTGLINLRASGEYDRILEKYLGENASGPANQSRWELIQESLPSLLKGLGKTLLYTIVSLFFAFIFGLVFGFMKVGQNRFLRGVATVFVDVFRGIPLIVLAFFIYFGIPQAFGFTMPLFLAAILTLSLNAGAYVTEIIRGGIQSVDRGQMEAARSLGLPYRKAMIKIIIPQAVRVMIPAFINQLVITLKDTSILSAIGLVELTQSGKIIIARTFSSFDIWLVVAIMYLIVITILTKISGYLEGKVRRG, encoded by the coding sequence ATGGTGACCGGTTTGTCCGGTTGGGCAGGAGGCGCTGCGGCGGAGCCGGAACCCGGCAAAACCTATGTGATTGGTACCGACATTACGTTTGCGCCGTTTGAATTTCAGGATGCGAACGGCAATTTCGTCGGCATTGATATGGACCTAATGGAGGCCATCGCTAAGGATCAGAATTTTAAGTATCAAATCAAGCCGCTCGGCTTCAACGCGGCCGTTCAGGCGCTGGAGTCAGGACAGGTAGACGGCGTGATCGCAGGGATGAGCATCACTGATGAGCGGAAGCAAAAATTCGATCTATCGGATCCGTATTTTGATTCCGGCGTGGTCATGGCGATCAACAAGAACAATGACACTGTCAAGAGCTATGAAGATTTGAAAGAGAAGAAGGTTGCAGTAAAGACCGGTACAGAAGGCTATAGATTCGCTGAATCGATTGCCTCAAAGTACGGCTTCAAGATCGTCCCATTCGATGAATCCTCGCAGATGTATGATGATGTTAAGACAGGCAATTCCATCGCCTGCTTCGACGATTATCCAGTACTGGCTTATGGGGTAACCCAGAATAATGGTCTGAAAATCGTGACTGAGAAGGAAAAAGGCGGCTCCTATGGCTTTGCGGTGAACAAGGGAATGAATCAGGAGCTTATGGAGAAATTCAATACCGGCCTGATCAATCTTCGCGCAAGCGGTGAGTATGACCGGATTCTTGAGAAATATCTTGGTGAGAATGCATCCGGACCGGCGAACCAAAGCCGCTGGGAGCTAATTCAGGAGTCTCTGCCGTCCCTGCTGAAGGGACTTGGCAAGACGCTGTTGTACACGATTGTTTCACTGTTTTTTGCCTTTATTTTTGGGCTTGTTTTCGGATTTATGAAAGTGGGACAGAATCGGTTCCTGCGCGGCGTTGCGACCGTGTTCGTCGATGTATTCCGCGGCATTCCGCTGATTGTCCTCGCCTTCTTTATTTACTTCGGGATCCCGCAGGCATTCGGCTTCACGATGCCGCTGTTCCTGGCGGCGATTCTGACGCTCAGCCTGAATGCAGGCGCTTATGTGACGGAAATTATCCGGGGCGGCATTCAGTCGGTCGACCGGGGACAAATGGAAGCGGCGCGTTCGCTCGGCTTGCCTTACCGTAAAGCGATGATAAAGATCATTATCCCGCAGGCGGTTCGCGTCATGATTCCGGCATTCATCAATCAGCTCGTCATTACGCTTAAAGATACGTCGATTCTGTCGGCCATCGGTCTCGTCGAGTTGACGCAATCCGGCAAAATCATTATCGCCAGAACGTTCTCGTCGTTCGATATCTGGCTTGTCGTTGCTATCATGTATCTGATTGTCATCACGATTTTGACGAAAATTTCAGGTTATCTGGAAGGGAAGGTGCGTCGTGGGTAA
- a CDS encoding acyl carrier protein encodes MTIETKDELKKRVMDLLKDNVDDPNLLEQCDPDDDLSSLGINSLTFIKLVIATEMEFGVSWSDEDLDFRNFSTINQIMNYISLNQNEEQ; translated from the coding sequence ATGACAATAGAAACGAAGGACGAACTGAAAAAGAGAGTAATGGACTTGCTGAAAGACAACGTTGATGATCCAAACTTGCTAGAACAATGCGATCCTGATGATGATTTGTCATCGCTTGGCATTAATTCCTTAACCTTCATCAAACTTGTTATTGCAACTGAGATGGAGTTTGGGGTGTCATGGAGCGATGAGGACCTCGATTTCCGTAATTTTAGTACGATCAATCAAATTATGAACTACATCAGCCTGAACCAGAACGAAGAACAATAA
- a CDS encoding amino acid ABC transporter ATP-binding protein — MGKIRVEGLQKSFGTNQVLKGIDMQVKEGEVVCLIGPSGSGKSTFLRCINQLEEITAGRVIVDDQDLNDSKTDINKARENIGMVFQHFNLFPHFNVLKNIMFAPMELGKMNAEQASATALRLLERVGLADKAEAFPSQLSGGQKQRVAIARALAMNPDVMLFDEPTSALDPEMVGEVLGVMKDLAREGMTMVIVTHEMGFAREVADRVVFMDGGYIIEEGLPEEVFGNPKNERTISFLEKVL; from the coding sequence GTGGGTAAAATCCGGGTTGAGGGATTACAGAAAAGCTTTGGCACAAATCAAGTGCTGAAAGGAATCGATATGCAGGTCAAGGAAGGGGAGGTTGTCTGTCTCATCGGCCCTTCCGGTTCAGGGAAAAGTACGTTCCTACGCTGCATTAACCAGCTGGAGGAAATCACGGCTGGCCGGGTCATCGTCGATGATCAGGACCTAAACGATTCAAAAACGGACATTAACAAGGCACGCGAGAATATCGGCATGGTGTTCCAACATTTTAACCTGTTTCCGCATTTCAACGTGCTGAAGAACATCATGTTCGCCCCTATGGAGCTGGGCAAAATGAATGCGGAGCAGGCGAGCGCCACGGCGCTGCGGCTTCTGGAGCGGGTTGGCCTGGCGGATAAAGCCGAGGCGTTCCCGAGCCAACTGTCAGGTGGACAGAAGCAACGGGTAGCAATTGCCCGCGCGCTGGCGATGAATCCGGACGTAATGCTGTTCGATGAGCCGACTTCTGCGCTTGACCCCGAAATGGTCGGCGAGGTGCTCGGCGTCATGAAGGACCTGGCGCGTGAAGGGATGACGATGGTTATCGTTACGCATGAGATGGGCTTTGCCCGGGAAGTGGCGGACCGGGTCGTATTTATGGACGGCGGCTATATTATCGAGGAAGGCTTGCCGGAGGAAGTATTCGGCAACCCGAAGAATGAGCGTACGATCAGCTTCCTGGAAAAGGTGCTGTAG
- a CDS encoding GyrI-like domain-containing protein → MRFPKPNPVIYSFTHKGSLNNLSDTFQYIFGTWYPKSRKMLTDGPEFEIYI, encoded by the coding sequence ATCCGATTCCCTAAACCCAATCCCGTTATTTACTCATTTACTCATAAGGGTTCATTGAATAATTTATCGGATACTTTTCAGTATATATTTGGCACATGGTATCCAAAATCGAGGAAGATGCTCACCGATGGTCCGGAATTTGAAATCTACATTTGA
- a CDS encoding methyl-accepting chemotaxis protein codes for MFKKLQNKLILIFAVLLIAAMVTSQLVTGIQMTQSLKKDLDKTGIDGAEALSQITKLRLDNYANDILQFSEQEEIKDILKNIGSLTPSMIKEMNLYTKINTEISAIYMGDSAKRMYDSESIAYEATYNPLIRPWYKLANDDQDNVQFSQPYMDVTNQKMILSISKAIVDNNKVLGVIAFDLELDDVSKQINESDVGYNGFGFILDSEGDPVVLPDSDGKNQRNRPYVEKMYNKDSGKIEYNESGTNKILYYTTLELTGWKIGVVYKEKELLTLAYNIQRLNIIITLCAIVISSIIIYFVARFFTKPITQLTNRVQLMANGDLTVQGEYKSKDEIGQLTSHFNQMAQKMREVLSKVVDSSEKLSDSAVSLSAVSEETKATSEEIAHSMSDVAKGSVESASNLDNMQRVTGDLDSQFTLIEETMGDMQIK; via the coding sequence ATGTTCAAAAAGTTACAGAACAAGCTCATACTTATTTTTGCTGTATTACTTATTGCCGCTATGGTTACCTCACAATTAGTGACCGGCATCCAAATGACTCAAAGCTTGAAAAAGGATCTGGATAAGACAGGAATTGATGGAGCGGAGGCTTTGTCACAGATTACGAAGTTGCGTCTTGATAATTATGCTAATGATATTCTGCAATTCAGTGAGCAAGAAGAAATAAAAGATATTCTTAAAAACATAGGCTCGCTAACGCCATCTATGATTAAAGAAATGAACTTGTATACAAAGATTAATACGGAAATATCAGCTATTTATATGGGTGATTCGGCCAAAAGAATGTATGACTCCGAATCGATAGCATATGAGGCAACTTATAATCCTCTTATCAGACCATGGTACAAGCTGGCCAATGACGATCAGGATAATGTACAATTTAGCCAGCCATATATGGATGTTACGAATCAGAAAATGATATTATCGATCTCTAAAGCTATTGTAGATAATAATAAAGTCCTGGGTGTCATCGCGTTTGACTTAGAACTGGATGATGTTTCTAAGCAAATTAATGAGAGCGATGTAGGATATAATGGCTTTGGGTTCATTCTGGATTCCGAAGGAGACCCAGTGGTGCTGCCGGATTCAGATGGCAAAAATCAAAGAAACAGACCATATGTAGAGAAGATGTATAACAAGGATTCGGGAAAGATTGAGTACAATGAAAGTGGCACGAATAAAATTTTGTACTATACCACATTAGAGCTGACAGGCTGGAAGATCGGTGTCGTATATAAAGAAAAGGAATTGTTGACACTCGCTTACAATATTCAGCGATTAAACATAATTATTACTTTATGTGCCATCGTTATTTCAAGCATTATCATTTATTTTGTCGCCCGTTTCTTTACTAAACCAATTACTCAGCTAACAAATCGGGTACAGTTAATGGCAAATGGTGATTTGACAGTTCAAGGGGAGTACAAATCAAAGGACGAGATTGGGCAATTAACGAGTCACTTTAACCAAATGGCTCAAAAAATGCGCGAGGTTCTATCTAAAGTAGTCGATTCCTCCGAGAAATTGTCGGATTCGGCGGTGAGTCTGAGTGCAGTATCAGAGGAAACGAAGGCAACAAGTGAAGAAATTGCCCATTCGATGTCGGACGTGGCCAAAGGATCGGTAGAAAGTGCGAGCAATCTTGATAATATGCAGCGCGTGACAGGTGATCTGGATTCACAGTTTACATTAATCGAAGAAACAATGGGTGATATGCAGATTAAA
- a CDS encoding beta-ketoacyl synthase N-terminal-like domain-containing protein, with product MDKLASQIFEQVAKGQLDEKAAMQLLRTLKEQQPNESKDIAIIGLSLKMPGADNIHQFWNNLEQGRDFIGPLSEERQQDSLGFIRTFTQLEEDSIHFSHGGFMQDIDKFDYAFFNLSPKEAALMDPNQRLFLQTAWEAIEDGGYGGRRIQGSRTGVYIGYADWPVYGQYITKNQPSQIPMASTGNTPSIIAGRIAYLLDLQGPALLVDTACSSSLVAVHLACMALRNTECEMAIAGGVKVCLMPVDGLFEIGIESSNRKTSAFDDSSDGTVWGEGTVALLLKPLSQAIRDKDPIHAVIRGSAMNQDGTSVGLTAPNAASQEKLLMRAWKDAGIHPETIGYIEAHGTGTKLGDPIEVDGIRRAFRHYTNRKQFCAIGSVKTNVGHLDAASGVAGLVKAIAALKYKKLPPTLHFARPNRNIPFENSPLYVNDRLKPWERSEEIPRRCGVSSFGFSGTNCHLVLEESPLGIPDAAQADTHHGDQLMVLSAKSRSALERLIQAYIRELPELEGSFSDLCYTAHTGRGHYSCRLAIIASGIPSLMDKLYALLEVGLEQQLEETAEKGVFYNEYRIASGRREKRQRGEWTLDELKARSEAANELIQQADSDGGLDKHLLEQLAQFYVQGADVNWEVIYEGQQHSKLHLPVYSFEPSRCWIDPSANTYMARSMPTVVESNKETDMKLSANLKSSAAEHVPILKGRADENFTSTEIRLAALWGDLLGVKEIDIDDDFFELGGNSILTIRVEVELEQAGILFASELLYRYSTIREAAAYLEQQSSESGNSHETSSSGSSADSLTLNDSSVSIESHTSSESAILPNIEPFNDLYYRNCFYNSFFPVVKHFGGSILPYLVNDLLLYHRTDTEEAQGYELRYEEVEPQETIFTEMNLSVQTQYDFGDIKSEIIQCISQGNPVIVWVDCYEIPFRSDAYQKQHVDHTLLVYGFDEGTQMFHIIEHDRRENLSYKPCLIAFDDLVRACIGYGTYYQQLEHRAAYYIIQHYPNAPHREPELNELKQRFESNLTYNRHRLQESMDVLQQFAAWFIDASSNEASLKQHAESMIETLNQILNAKQVEGYRLTALYGEDASLLVTHRECVEYWETIRKGIVRFFYAPVYQGARIEAIQARLERLLATEQQFLSQLFHELQLI from the coding sequence ATGGATAAACTAGCGAGTCAAATCTTTGAGCAAGTTGCTAAAGGGCAATTGGATGAGAAGGCAGCGATGCAGTTGCTTCGAACGCTTAAGGAGCAGCAGCCAAATGAGAGTAAGGATATTGCGATCATTGGACTTTCTTTAAAAATGCCTGGAGCGGATAACATCCATCAGTTCTGGAACAACCTCGAGCAGGGTCGTGACTTCATCGGACCTCTTTCGGAAGAACGACAGCAGGATAGCTTAGGCTTTATCCGTACCTTTACCCAGCTTGAAGAGGACAGCATTCACTTTAGTCATGGCGGCTTCATGCAGGATATCGACAAGTTTGATTATGCTTTTTTCAATTTATCTCCAAAAGAAGCAGCCTTAATGGACCCGAATCAGCGGCTATTTTTACAGACCGCCTGGGAGGCTATTGAGGATGGGGGTTATGGAGGTAGACGTATCCAAGGCAGTAGAACAGGCGTCTATATCGGGTATGCTGATTGGCCTGTATATGGTCAGTACATTACAAAGAATCAGCCATCGCAGATTCCGATGGCAAGCACAGGGAACACGCCTTCCATCATCGCTGGTAGGATTGCTTATTTGCTGGATTTGCAAGGTCCAGCATTGCTGGTTGATACGGCTTGTTCCTCCTCGCTCGTTGCGGTCCATCTCGCCTGCATGGCGCTTAGGAATACGGAATGCGAGATGGCCATTGCGGGTGGAGTGAAGGTATGTCTTATGCCAGTGGATGGATTGTTCGAGATTGGCATCGAATCTTCCAATCGTAAAACGAGCGCATTCGACGACAGCTCTGATGGCACGGTCTGGGGGGAAGGAACGGTCGCTTTGCTGCTGAAGCCGCTAAGCCAAGCTATTCGAGACAAAGACCCTATTCATGCTGTCATTCGGGGTAGCGCCATGAACCAGGACGGTACATCCGTAGGACTGACCGCACCTAATGCTGCCTCGCAGGAGAAGCTCCTCATGCGAGCTTGGAAGGATGCGGGCATTCATCCGGAAACAATAGGCTATATCGAGGCTCACGGTACAGGAACGAAGCTTGGAGATCCGATTGAAGTTGACGGAATTCGCCGGGCATTCCGTCACTACACGAATCGCAAACAGTTCTGTGCCATCGGGTCCGTCAAGACCAATGTAGGACACTTGGATGCAGCTTCAGGGGTTGCCGGACTTGTGAAGGCAATCGCAGCACTCAAGTATAAGAAGCTGCCGCCGACCCTGCATTTTGCGAGACCGAATCGAAATATTCCCTTTGAGAACTCCCCGCTCTATGTCAATGATCGCTTGAAGCCTTGGGAGAGGAGCGAAGAGATCCCTAGAAGATGCGGAGTAAGCTCATTCGGCTTCAGCGGCACAAACTGTCATCTTGTGCTTGAGGAATCCCCATTAGGGATACCAGATGCAGCCCAAGCAGATACGCATCATGGTGATCAGCTGATGGTCCTGTCAGCTAAGAGCAGGTCAGCATTAGAGCGACTAATTCAAGCTTATATCCGCGAGCTGCCTGAGCTTGAAGGAAGCTTTTCAGACCTATGCTATACAGCCCATACTGGGCGAGGACATTATAGCTGCAGATTGGCAATCATTGCGAGTGGTATTCCGAGCCTAATGGATAAGCTGTACGCATTATTAGAAGTGGGCTTAGAGCAGCAGCTTGAAGAAACAGCAGAAAAAGGAGTTTTTTACAACGAGTATCGAATTGCAAGTGGCCGAAGAGAGAAGCGACAGCGCGGGGAATGGACATTGGATGAACTCAAGGCCCGAAGTGAGGCGGCAAATGAGCTGATTCAGCAAGCTGATTCAGATGGAGGTTTGGACAAGCACCTGCTTGAACAGCTCGCCCAGTTCTATGTCCAAGGAGCGGACGTGAATTGGGAGGTAATATACGAGGGGCAGCAGCACTCGAAGCTGCATCTCCCTGTGTACAGCTTTGAACCGTCGCGATGCTGGATTGATCCATCGGCTAATACTTATATGGCTCGGTCGATGCCGACTGTAGTTGAATCAAACAAAGAAACGGACATGAAGCTTTCAGCAAACCTGAAAAGTAGTGCTGCAGAGCATGTGCCAATTCTAAAAGGCAGAGCAGACGAAAACTTTACGTCAACCGAAATACGATTAGCGGCACTCTGGGGAGATTTACTTGGTGTCAAGGAAATCGATATTGATGATGATTTCTTTGAGCTTGGAGGGAACTCAATTCTCACGATACGCGTTGAGGTTGAGCTGGAGCAAGCTGGGATTCTGTTTGCTTCCGAGCTATTGTATCGGTACTCGACGATTCGCGAGGCAGCCGCTTATCTAGAGCAGCAGTCTAGTGAATCTGGAAACTCCCATGAAACCAGCAGCTCTGGGAGTTCTGCTGATTCTCTTACTTTGAATGACTCTAGTGTGTCTATCGAATCTCATACTTCCAGTGAATCGGCCATTCTTCCAAATATCGAGCCATTTAATGATCTCTACTATCGCAATTGCTTTTACAACTCCTTTTTCCCAGTGGTCAAGCACTTTGGGGGCAGCATACTGCCGTATCTCGTTAACGATTTACTCCTATATCACCGTACCGATACGGAGGAAGCTCAGGGTTATGAGCTGCGTTATGAAGAGGTAGAACCGCAGGAAACGATCTTTACAGAAATGAATCTGTCCGTCCAAACCCAGTATGATTTTGGGGATATCAAAAGCGAGATCATCCAATGCATCAGCCAAGGAAATCCTGTTATCGTGTGGGTCGACTGCTACGAGATTCCATTCCGAAGCGACGCCTATCAGAAGCAGCATGTGGATCACACCTTACTGGTGTACGGATTTGATGAGGGGACTCAAATGTTCCATATCATCGAGCATGACAGACGAGAAAATCTATCATACAAGCCTTGCTTGATCGCATTTGATGATCTCGTCCGTGCCTGCATAGGCTATGGGACGTACTATCAACAGCTAGAGCACCGGGCTGCTTATTATATCATTCAACACTATCCGAATGCTCCACACCGGGAGCCTGAGCTTAACGAATTGAAGCAGCGATTCGAGAGTAATCTGACGTATAACCGTCATCGTCTGCAAGAAAGCATGGATGTGCTTCAACAATTTGCAGCGTGGTTCATCGATGCCAGCTCTAACGAAGCCAGCTTGAAGCAGCATGCCGAGTCAATGATTGAAACGCTTAATCAAATTCTCAATGCGAAGCAGGTGGAGGGATATCGATTAACGGCTCTATATGGGGAGGATGCTTCGCTTCTTGTGACTCATCGCGAATGCGTAGAGTATTGGGAAACAATTCGAAAAGGAATCGTCCGCTTCTTCTATGCCCCTGTGTATCAGGGGGCACGAATCGAGGCTATTCAAGCGAGATTGGAGCGATTGCTCGCCACGGAGCAGCAGTTCCTATCCCAACTTTTTCACGAGCTACAACTTATTTAA